In the genome of Acidobacteriota bacterium, one region contains:
- the mltG gene encoding endolytic transglycosylase MltG, with amino-acid sequence MLRRLLVVVVLLAGAAAAGGWWLRGRLTTPYRAFAGAEQFVDVPQGASVGRIASLLADAGVVPDPITFRIAARLSGADRRLQAGEYRFADAASPYDVVARLARGDVFSRVVTFPEGLTIADMAATFAGAGLGTAAEFEQAAANPSAIGDLDPTARSLEGYLFPDTYSMPRRAGAVMTVAAMVDRFRAVVDGGVRRAATARGMSLRDVVTLASLVEKETASADERPLVSAVYHNRLRIGMPLQCDPTVIYALMQRGAWRGNLTRANLQMDSPYNTYRYPGLPPGPIASPGRSALEAAVEPADVPYLYFVSRNDGTHAFASSLAEHSRNVRTWQVNYFKGQRAKGRGQR; translated from the coding sequence ATGCTGAGGCGCCTGCTGGTCGTCGTCGTGCTGCTCGCCGGTGCTGCCGCGGCGGGCGGCTGGTGGCTGCGCGGTCGGCTGACGACGCCGTATCGCGCGTTCGCCGGCGCAGAACAGTTCGTCGACGTACCTCAGGGGGCGAGCGTCGGCCGGATCGCGTCGTTGCTCGCGGACGCTGGCGTCGTGCCGGATCCGATCACGTTCCGGATCGCCGCGCGCCTGTCCGGCGCGGACCGTCGTCTGCAGGCGGGCGAGTACCGATTCGCGGATGCCGCGTCTCCGTACGACGTGGTCGCCCGGCTGGCGCGTGGCGACGTGTTCTCACGGGTCGTGACGTTTCCCGAGGGCCTGACGATCGCCGACATGGCCGCGACGTTCGCCGGCGCAGGCCTCGGCACGGCGGCGGAGTTCGAACAGGCCGCCGCCAACCCTTCGGCGATCGGCGATCTCGATCCGACGGCCCGATCGCTCGAGGGATACCTCTTTCCCGACACCTACTCGATGCCACGCCGTGCGGGGGCGGTCATGACGGTGGCCGCGATGGTGGACCGTTTCCGCGCCGTCGTCGACGGCGGCGTCCGCCGGGCGGCCACCGCGCGCGGCATGAGCCTGCGTGACGTCGTGACGCTCGCCTCGCTCGTGGAGAAGGAGACGGCGTCGGCCGACGAGCGGCCGCTCGTGTCGGCCGTGTACCACAACCGCCTCAGGATCGGGATGCCGCTGCAGTGCGATCCGACGGTGATCTACGCGCTCATGCAGCGCGGCGCGTGGCGCGGCAACCTGACGCGGGCCAACCTGCAGATGGACTCGCCGTACAACACGTATCGATATCCGGGCCTCCCGCCCGGCCCCATCGCCTCACCGGGCCGGAGCGCGCTCGAAGCGGCCGTCGAGCCCGCCGACGTGCCCTATCTCTACTTCGTCAGCCGCAACGACGGCACCCACGCGTTCGCCTCGTCGCTGGCCGAGCACAGCCGCAACGTGCGCACGTGGCAGGTGAACTACTTCAAAGGGCAGAGGGCAAAGGGCAGAGGGCAAAGGTAA
- the ruvX gene encoding Holliday junction resolvase RuvX: MRFLGVDVGRRRIGLALSDASGLIASAWQTVEAGPSLAAAAARVGAAIDTLRDPIDDGPAVGGIVVGLPRRLDGTEHEQTALARAFAALLHAATGVQVHFQDERLTSREAEARLAAREPDWRRRKARVDAEAAAIILQDFLDARCDVRRAESTEA; this comes from the coding sequence ATGCGGTTTCTCGGAGTGGACGTCGGCAGGAGACGGATCGGGTTGGCGCTGTCCGATGCGTCCGGCCTGATCGCGAGCGCCTGGCAGACCGTGGAGGCGGGGCCGAGCCTGGCGGCCGCCGCCGCCCGAGTAGGGGCAGCCATCGACACGCTGCGCGATCCGATCGACGACGGCCCGGCCGTCGGCGGGATCGTCGTCGGGCTGCCGCGCCGGCTCGACGGCACTGAGCACGAGCAGACGGCGCTCGCACGCGCGTTCGCCGCGTTGCTCCACGCCGCCACGGGCGTGCAGGTGCACTTCCAGGACGAGCGGCTGACCAGCCGCGAAGCCGAGGCGCGGCTGGCGGCGCGCGAGCCGGACTGGCGGCGCCGCAAGGCGCGAGTCGACGCCGAAGCCGCCGCGATCATCCTGCAGGACTTTCTCGACGCGCGGTGCGACGTGCGGCGAGCCGAATCGACGGAGGCCTGA